The genomic region GCGATTCATTACTCAAGACCCGATCGGATTTTCCGCTGGTGATGCAAGCCTGTATCGCTACGTTGAGAATTCGGTATTGTCAACTTTCGACCCATCAGGGAAATCTTCACTCTCTCCTACCATTGGCGTCTCGCAGGGTAAAATGTTTCTCAACGTTCGCGACGCTATTTCCAGCATCAGCGTTTTCGAGTCGACGGTAAGGCTTTCAAGTCCTTTAGATGCTGCAAATCTAAGAATTGAATTTATTGAAGAACTAAAGCGGCAGCAGGGGAACGCGAAAGAACTTAGGATGAAGAAGTGTGCCGCCGATTTTAAAAGGCTGGGAACAAGCAAAGCAAAACTCAAGGCACTAGAAACGCGTCTTGCAGTAGAGATCCTTCGTCTAAATTCGCTTAATTACGCCAAGTTTCTGAAAGACATTGCGAACGCGGGGAGTCCATAGTGAGAGTCAAAAAAAGTGTCAGCAGTCTTTGACTCAAGCAATAAGAAAAAAGGGGGCATTCCTCTTGGTTTGAAAGAACACATAAGGAGTCGGTTCATATTGAGGTTTAACTGGCATTACGATATTGAATACTGCAATCGTTGATTGAACTGATAGACATTTTGCGAACGACAAAACATCGGAATTTGAGTGCAAACCATCGCTTCGAGCGGCTTGAAGATCGGTATATGCTCGCAGGTGATTTCCAAAACCCCGGCAATCATTTTGATGTCGATGATTCAGGATTGGTGACGGCTCAAGATGCCCTGTTCGTGATCAATACGCTCAATCGTGCTCGGTCCAGCTTTGTCGAAGTCGAAACGTTGTCATTGCCGTTTGACCGATACGTCGATGTCAATGGTGATGATCAAGTTACCGCGTTAGATGCCTTGCGAGTTATCAACGCGTTGAACCGCTATTCCGGCTCCAGTCAACTAGTGTTTTCGATTGCTCCGGCTTCGGATCCGAATGCAAATGGCGTGGTGCTCGATCCAACCGTTGTGTTGCAAGGGCAGACTTCCGCGGACGCTCAGGTGAATGCCACGATCACCGCGTTAGACGTAGAGCTGAATCCTGTCGCGGGCCAGTCGGTCACGTTCACATCCATGGCGGACCGCGCGGGCCGTTTTGCAATCGAGCCGGCTCTGTTCTTTGGCTTGAATCAGGTCACGGTCACCGCCACCAGTCCGCTGGGAGCAACGACCAGCGCCACTCGCCAAATCGTTCACGGCGACTTGGTCGCGGACTGGAATGCGGCGACGCTGAACGTCGTCCGTGACTGGACCGCAACTTCAAATGATCCTTATCCCGACCGGATCGTCCCCTCCATCCCACCCATCGTCGCCCGCAATCTGGCCATGATTCATGTCGCCCTTTTCGACGCGATGAACGGGGTGAGTGGCGAGTTTGCTTCGTACACGGATTCGGCGCTCGCAACCCCTGAGACGTCGGCCACCGCCGCCGCGACGACGGCCGCCCACGAAGTCGCGATGTCGTTGTACCCCGATCCAGAAGACCAAGCAGTATGGAACGCGACGCTTTCGGAATCCCTGCATAGCGTCCCCGAGGGACCAGCGAAAGAGAGGGGAATCGCCTACGGACAACAAATTGCCGCTGCCGTGCTCCACGCCCGTGCCAACGATGGTGCCGACGGGATCGTCGATTACCTCTACGGTGATGCGCCAGGCGATTGGAATCGAACGGCTCCCGATTTCCTTCCCCCACTCGTCCCACATTGGGAATCCGTAATACCGTTTGCCGTCGAAGACATTACCGCCTATCGAGCCGATCCGCCGCCGTCGCTGACAAGTGCTCAGTACGCGAGTGCGGTCGACGAAGTGATGCGAGTGGGGCAACTTGGCAGTCAAGAGCGAACGGCCGAGCAGACCGAAATTGCGATCTTCTGGGTCGATGGAGGCGGCACCGCGACGCCTCCAGGACATTGGAACCGGATCGCATCCAATATCAGCTTAACCCGTGGTGAAAGCACGCTGGAGCGGGCGCGAACGATGGCGCTGCTGAACCTTGCACTCGCCGACGCCGGCATTGCGGCTTGGGACACCAAGTACGCATACGACCTGTGGCGTCCGATCGACGCAATCCGCCGGGCCGATGAAGATGGGAACGCCACCACGGTTGCGGATCCCACCTGGCTACCGCTGGTGCGCACTCCACCATTCCCGACGTACACATCAGGGCACAGCACATTTAGCGGTGCAGGGGCAGCGATTTTGACAAGTCTGTACGGAGACGATTTCGCATTCGCCAGCACCTCCGACGGACAATCGGGTCTGACACAGCGTCCTTCCGCGTTGGTGACGATTCGTCATTTCACCAGCTTTCACGCTGCCGCCGACGAGGCTGGGCTGAGCAGGATCTACGGAGGCATTCATTTCAACTTTGACCATACCAGTGGCATCGCAGCCGGAAACGCGATTGGCAGCAGTGTAGCTGATAACTGGTTGCAACGAGAATCCGGGAGCGGCTCGGGTTCAAACTCTTCGAGCTAGTGTAAACGTCCAGAAGGAGGACGCCCCAATTCTTACTGAAACTATTTGTGGACTCCCTGGTGAAAACTTAGGTGGTAAGGTTTGAGCCTGAAAGAATCTCTCCCATCCCGACATCGACGCACGCAAAGCCGGGATGGGCAAGGGCGGTCAATTAGGCCCTGGCTTTGGTCGTGCCAAGGCCGCGTGATAGAGACGCAAGCATTGTGCCATGGGATGCGTAGGAAGCCTTTCTCGGCCTCCAGCAGCGCAGTACGCATTCGCCCGGGGGTATGATTTTTGGGGTCGGAAGGCTTTTGGATCTTGCTTGCACCCTGGAGGTCTGGAACGGCGTTTCAAAAAAGTGTTCGCTGACGACGGCCATAAATTCCGCCTCGTTCTTATACGCGTAGTCGCCAATGTGCCTTTCAACGTCGCGTCGCAACTCGTCGCCGCCCACCGCAAGAAGGGGGTTGTGCCACATCAGCAGGATCTGTCAACAGCGGCACCCCGTCGACTTCTGCATCCGCCTTGTCGCCCCAATTCGCAAACTACGGGCGGGTTGGCAATCGAAACGCGATGGCCTGTTCCGCGTTTCGCACCAGCAACAAATTGCCGGCCACGCTGGGGATGTTCCATGTTTTTTGTTGCAGGGCATCAAAGCGAATCAGTTCCACGAAATCATTCGGGTTCGCTTCGACAATCGCAACGTCACCCATTTCGGCTTGGACAATCAATATGTCATCCACCAAAATCACTTGTCCTTGGCCATAGCGACCGCGTCGCCCTTGTTCCCACAAGCGTTCAGCCGACTCGACATCCACTGCTTGCAAGGCACCGTTTGAAATGCCGTAAGCCACACCGTCTCGAGTCACGCAGTGATTGAACTTGGTTTTCAACACCCGTGTGGTGCGCCAAACATCTTCCACTTCCCAACCATCGTCTTGGCGGCGTACTTCGATCAACGCGCTTCCGCCGCCGTAACCTTTGCCGATCAAGAAGCGATCTTGTCCGGCGGGGATCACTGACGAGCAATTCGAACCACCGTTGGACTGTCCTTCCCAGTCGGTTTGCCAAAGCACTTCGCCGGTTGTGATCTCATGCCCAGTAATATCGGCTTCGTTGACCGAAACGATTCGCCGTTGGCCGCCGAGCGTCAACAACTGCGGCGATGCGTAACTG from Neorhodopirellula lusitana harbors:
- a CDS encoding dockerin type I domain-containing protein, which encodes MLAGDFQNPGNHFDVDDSGLVTAQDALFVINTLNRARSSFVEVETLSLPFDRYVDVNGDDQVTALDALRVINALNRYSGSSQLVFSIAPASDPNANGVVLDPTVVLQGQTSADAQVNATITALDVELNPVAGQSVTFTSMADRAGRFAIEPALFFGLNQVTVTATSPLGATTSATRQIVHGDLVADWNAATLNVVRDWTATSNDPYPDRIVPSIPPIVARNLAMIHVALFDAMNGVSGEFASYTDSALATPETSATAAATTAAHEVAMSLYPDPEDQAVWNATLSESLHSVPEGPAKERGIAYGQQIAAAVLHARANDGADGIVDYLYGDAPGDWNRTAPDFLPPLVPHWESVIPFAVEDITAYRADPPPSLTSAQYASAVDEVMRVGQLGSQERTAEQTEIAIFWVDGGGTATPPGHWNRIASNISLTRGESTLERARTMALLNLALADAGIAAWDTKYAYDLWRPIDAIRRADEDGNATTVADPTWLPLVRTPPFPTYTSGHSTFSGAGAAILTSLYGDDFAFASTSDGQSGLTQRPSALVTIRHFTSFHAAADEAGLSRIYGGIHFNFDHTSGIAAGNAIGSSVADNWLQRESGSGSGSNSSS
- a CDS encoding zinc-dependent peptidase, which translates into the protein MWHNPLLAVGGDELRRDVERHIGDYAYKNEAEFMAVVSEHFFETPFQTSRVQARSKSLPTPKIIPPGECVLRCWRPRKASYASHGTMLASLSRGLGTTKARA